In the Parasphingorhabdus halotolerans genome, TCCGATAAAGTTTCCAGAAAACGCCTTTGCCTGTTGGCGGTCCAGCCATCATGGCGGCCATTGGTGGGAACGGGTTCGTAGTCGGGTATAGCTCCGGCTGCTGCGGGTTGATTCATATGAGGTTCCACATTAGGTTAGTATTTGATTGTATAATAACCGATATGGTAAAATGTAGGAAAGGAGAGATTTACATGGCGCGGTGACAGGGTTTGCCATGCAAAGTTGATAGGTGGGGCATTAGGATGGCATTGGACAGCGGCTAGTGGGCGGGAAACGGAACGACAGCTTTAATATTGCCAATGACCGCTTCATCCCGAAAACAGGCTTCTCGATGTTGAAGGTTCAGAAATCACCGTAGATAATAAACGGTTGCAGGCCAGAGATTTTACTCTCATCTAGTGTCCATGAGTGTGGATGAGTATGCCAAAAAAAATGCAGGGCAAAGCAAAGAACATTTGCTTGATGTCATGGCAGGTGTCGCGAACCGGGACCGAGCGGCGCTGGCGGAACTTTACGAACTAACCTCTGCGAAACTATTTGGCATTTCGCTTCGTATCTGTGGTGATAGGTCGGCTGCGGAGGATGTCCTTCAGGAAGTGTTTATAAAAATCTGGCACCGTGCTGATCAATATCAGGCCGGGACTTATAGCCCGATTTCCTGGCTCTCGGTCATCGCTCGCAATGCCGCGATCGAC is a window encoding:
- a CDS encoding sigma-70 family RNA polymerase sigma factor gives rise to the protein MSVDEYAKKNAGQSKEHLLDVMAGVANRDRAALAELYELTSAKLFGISLRICGDRSAAEDVLQEVFIKIWHRADQYQAGTYSPISWLSVIARNAAIDWRRKYGNERFNEEAVIDIIADDSPLGDAVIEEKQQKARIMHCLEQLGDEQNKPIRSAFFGGFTYDELAKQNGVPLSTMKSRIRRGLMNLKKCLEDD